From Pseudonocardia autotrophica, one genomic window encodes:
- a CDS encoding alpha/beta fold hydrolase, producing MTGPRVHLERTGGSGPRVLLLHGAGATAAVWAPTLAEIARRRARWEVLTVDLPGHGRSDRLPDYHHAHYAAAVARAIPPGRRIDLVVGHSLGGLVALSLADGTHGIEVGAAAVLAVRVGWAEEELAARAGRAARAPRVFPAPEPARSRFALVSGISADADTALLDTGVLACDGGYQLAVDRRTAADPPADADELARVAARVTGPVRLACGGADPGVRPDEMSATLGHPVQVVPGAGHHLHVEHPAFVVDLIENALPA from the coding sequence GTGACCGGCCCCCGCGTCCACCTGGAACGGACCGGTGGATCCGGGCCACGGGTACTGCTGCTGCACGGCGCCGGCGCCACCGCCGCGGTCTGGGCGCCGACGCTCGCCGAGATCGCCCGGCGCCGCGCCCGCTGGGAGGTACTGACCGTCGACCTGCCCGGCCACGGCCGGTCCGACCGGCTGCCGGACTACCACCACGCGCACTACGCCGCGGCGGTCGCGCGAGCGATACCCCCTGGGCGGCGGATCGACCTGGTCGTCGGGCACTCGCTCGGCGGGCTGGTCGCGCTGAGCCTGGCCGACGGCACACACGGGATCGAGGTCGGCGCGGCCGCGGTGCTCGCCGTCCGGGTCGGCTGGGCGGAGGAGGAGCTCGCCGCCCGCGCCGGCCGGGCCGCCCGCGCACCCCGGGTCTTCCCCGCTCCGGAGCCGGCACGCAGCCGGTTCGCACTGGTCAGCGGCATCTCCGCGGATGCGGACACCGCATTGCTGGACACCGGCGTCCTGGCCTGCGACGGCGGCTACCAGCTCGCCGTCGACCGGCGGACCGCCGCCGATCCGCCGGCCGACGCCGACGAACTGGCCCGGGTCGCCGCACGGGTGACCGGGCCCGTCCGGCTCGCCTGCGGCGGTGCCGATCCGGGCGTCCGGCCGGACGAGATGAGCGCGACGCTCGGGCACCCGGTGCAGGTCGTGCCGGGAGCCGGGCACCACCTGCACGTCGAGCACCCGGCGTTCGTCGTCGACCTGATCGAGAACGCACTCCCCGCCTGA